A single genomic interval of Bradyrhizobium japonicum USDA 6 harbors:
- a CDS encoding MFS transporter — protein MNGGSTSPLRGRIADGTANPADQLSGTLDYRAFVPFLIASIVIAAAYGTSFLLPDYMHALETDGQAAGLIISSGMATTLVSCCLAGWLAKRIGLLPTLTVASLFMALAMLAFAGAALDTRAAYGGGLLVGAAWSVFFILAPLQIIRHLRPSARIQYLTVLSGSQMAGLGLAAPLGHLLAKYTGSLATIYAVLAIACVIAAACVDLTRRATSRLSALAMPDIAITLAATTTLLQKCTALPIAMIAISGCVFAGLSTYQSAYSASRHLNSDLFFLFFTATSVILRFSVAHLMGSLPLRRLALTLILLTAASLVLFLFNGGSTSLYIAASVLFAAGYGLSYSTLNTIAVNLAGEHGVSVPTTSQIFTLAYFLGLFGFPMVGGQLVRGFGPDVMLLSLLSATALNAVLATRLGQSTSDPSHFRKELTHADRGATIEME, from the coding sequence ATGAACGGCGGCTCGACCTCACCGCTGCGGGGCCGGATTGCGGATGGAACGGCCAACCCCGCCGATCAGCTTTCAGGCACGCTCGACTACCGCGCCTTTGTACCATTTTTGATTGCCTCCATTGTCATTGCAGCAGCTTACGGCACTAGCTTTCTATTGCCGGACTACATGCATGCGCTCGAAACGGATGGTCAAGCCGCTGGTCTTATCATTTCCAGCGGCATGGCTACCACTCTCGTTTCCTGTTGCTTGGCAGGGTGGCTGGCAAAGCGGATAGGCCTATTGCCCACGTTGACTGTCGCATCCTTGTTTATGGCGTTAGCCATGCTTGCCTTTGCCGGCGCTGCCCTCGATACGCGAGCTGCGTACGGTGGAGGCTTGCTGGTGGGCGCTGCCTGGTCAGTGTTCTTCATTTTGGCACCGCTGCAGATCATCCGCCATCTACGGCCCTCAGCACGTATTCAGTATTTGACGGTCTTATCCGGATCACAAATGGCTGGGCTCGGCCTGGCAGCTCCACTTGGTCACTTGCTCGCAAAATACACTGGTTCGCTGGCCACGATTTATGCGGTGCTTGCGATTGCGTGCGTGATCGCCGCCGCCTGCGTAGACCTTACAAGACGCGCGACGTCGAGGCTATCGGCACTGGCTATGCCAGATATCGCAATTACTCTGGCCGCGACTACGACACTCCTTCAGAAGTGCACAGCACTCCCCATCGCCATGATTGCGATTTCAGGCTGCGTGTTCGCGGGGCTGTCCACATATCAGAGCGCGTATTCCGCCTCACGTCACCTGAATTCCGATCTGTTCTTTCTCTTTTTCACTGCTACGAGCGTGATACTACGCTTCTCTGTCGCTCACCTCATGGGCAGCCTGCCGTTACGCCGACTGGCACTCACGCTCATCCTACTGACCGCTGCGTCTCTGGTGCTGTTCCTTTTCAACGGTGGCAGCACATCACTCTATATTGCGGCCTCTGTCCTCTTTGCCGCCGGCTATGGGTTAAGTTATTCAACCTTGAATACGATAGCCGTCAATCTCGCCGGTGAGCACGGCGTCTCCGTGCCCACTACATCGCAGATATTTACCCTCGCATACTTTCTCGGGCTCTTCGGCTTTCCTATGGTCGGAGGGCAGTTGGTCCGTGGATTCGGCCCTGACGTGATGTTGCTTAGCCTATTGAGCGCGACCGCTCTTAATGCGGTGCTAGCAACCCGCCTCGGCCAAAGCACATCTGATCCGTCTCATTTTAGGAAGGAGCTCACACATGCTGACCGAGGCGCAACAATCGAAATGGAATAA
- a CDS encoding phytanoyl-CoA dioxygenase family protein, with protein MLTEAQQSKWNKDGYLRLEKFFDPAKRDKISRYVEEVARWDVSSDKWMLWFEKTSDSRKIISKAENFLDYHAPLRDALLADGRIRIAVETLLNEKTRMLKELLIFKYPDSGGYRPHQDIYHVPHKIPERMVHAIASIAVDDSGPGNGGLFFTPARHKEGMFPMDAGGVIHPEIAEAFAWEPVRLKAGDVFIFDDYAPHYSLPNKSDRSRRAIHLVFQRASTEGPTRTEYNRMKRAYNPPEEAVADLENLKRPNGIFYRN; from the coding sequence ATGCTGACCGAGGCGCAACAATCGAAATGGAATAAGGATGGATACCTTCGATTGGAGAAGTTCTTCGATCCAGCCAAGCGCGACAAGATTTCTCGTTACGTTGAGGAAGTTGCACGTTGGGATGTAAGCTCCGACAAGTGGATGTTGTGGTTCGAGAAGACGAGTGACAGCAGAAAAATTATTTCCAAGGCCGAGAACTTCTTAGACTACCATGCCCCTCTACGGGACGCGCTCCTGGCCGATGGCCGCATTCGTATAGCGGTCGAGACACTCTTGAATGAGAAGACACGGATGTTGAAGGAACTTCTGATCTTCAAGTATCCGGACAGCGGCGGGTACCGCCCTCATCAGGACATCTATCATGTCCCGCACAAGATACCCGAACGCATGGTGCACGCAATTGCATCCATCGCCGTGGACGACTCCGGCCCGGGCAACGGTGGGCTCTTCTTCACGCCAGCTCGCCATAAGGAAGGAATGTTTCCGATGGATGCGGGTGGCGTGATTCACCCGGAGATCGCCGAGGCCTTCGCATGGGAGCCGGTGCGATTGAAAGCTGGGGATGTTTTCATTTTTGACGATTATGCGCCCCATTACTCCTTGCCAAACAAGAGCGATCGGTCGCGTCGTGCGATTCACTTGGTGTTCCAGCGCGCATCCACTGAGGGGCCAACACGCACCGAATACAACCGCATGAAGCGTGCGTACAACCCACCAGAAGAAGCTGTGGCAGATCTTGAGAACCTAAAGCGTCCCAATGGCATATTCTATCGCAACTGA
- a CDS encoding cupin domain-containing protein, whose protein sequence is MYTTRPDHSLMRTEYGALVWRLLEHLPEGLSPAFGASVAELAPGDAVDPHDHQEHELWLLISGRGEFEVDGQVRNVSETSLCYMAPHQRHTIRNISQDSALKFISIWWD, encoded by the coding sequence ATGTACACGACGCGGCCCGATCATTCTCTGATGCGAACCGAATACGGCGCTCTGGTCTGGCGCCTCTTGGAGCATCTCCCGGAGGGTCTCAGCCCAGCATTTGGCGCATCAGTCGCGGAGCTCGCTCCAGGCGATGCGGTCGACCCGCACGATCATCAGGAGCACGAACTGTGGCTGCTGATCTCTGGTCGTGGAGAATTCGAAGTCGACGGTCAGGTCCGTAATGTTAGCGAAACGAGCTTGTGTTACATGGCGCCACATCAGAGGCATACTATCCGCAATATCAGCCAAGATAGCGCTCTCAAGTTTATCTCGATCTGGTGGGATTGA
- a CDS encoding lysine N(6)-hydroxylase/L-ornithine N(5)-oxygenase family protein — MLDVIGIGIGPFNLSLAALIEPTPLRALFLEKRDALVWHPGLALPNSRLQVSPLKDCVTLVDPTSPYSFLNYLALHGRLYSFVNKRNASTSRQEFIEYYRWVAGRLKTLRFSEVVNDVIPFRDGYRISTNTTTYLARAVVVGVGVEPKIPACARSLLCGTLYHAADYLERPLPQAAEHVLVVGGGQSGAEITEDILTRSVSTQITWSTSRSNFFAIDDNSFVNEAYTPAYSRRFHALPLQQRRDIVEGEMLTSDGISVDLCNRLYEMLYERSVDGTLTDRFRVLPSVVVKGITSHKMGWRVDLDEIATQRNSCILVDRIVLATGFQPRTPPFLEALLEGACMEDGLPVLGPDYAVRFGRPVPGPIYLQNQSRVQHGLQSANLSLVAYRNSQIINSLLGRPFYLNTSGRQMIQVYATSDASERDAGVVAMRSTRQVSGGT; from the coding sequence ATGCTGGATGTCATCGGAATTGGGATCGGCCCATTTAACCTTAGTCTTGCAGCGCTTATTGAACCTACTCCGCTCCGCGCACTTTTCCTGGAGAAGCGAGACGCACTTGTCTGGCATCCGGGCCTTGCGCTGCCGAACAGCCGCCTACAGGTGTCGCCGCTTAAGGATTGCGTGACCCTGGTCGATCCTACTAGTCCATATTCATTCCTCAACTATTTGGCGCTGCATGGTCGGCTCTACAGCTTTGTCAACAAGCGCAATGCTTCAACATCGCGGCAGGAGTTTATTGAGTACTACCGGTGGGTCGCAGGGCGACTCAAGACGCTGCGCTTTTCCGAGGTCGTCAATGATGTTATTCCCTTTAGGGACGGCTACCGCATCAGCACGAATACAACCACATACTTAGCGCGCGCTGTTGTTGTTGGTGTTGGCGTAGAGCCCAAAATCCCCGCCTGTGCCAGATCTTTGCTATGTGGAACTCTCTACCATGCAGCTGACTATCTCGAGCGGCCGCTACCGCAAGCAGCCGAGCATGTGCTCGTTGTGGGAGGCGGTCAGAGTGGCGCTGAGATTACCGAGGACATTCTTACTCGTTCTGTATCCACCCAGATCACGTGGTCAACGTCGCGTTCGAACTTTTTTGCCATCGACGACAACAGCTTCGTGAATGAAGCTTATACGCCCGCGTATAGCCGTCGCTTTCACGCTCTACCGCTTCAGCAACGCCGCGATATAGTCGAGGGCGAGATGCTTACGAGCGATGGCATTTCCGTCGACTTGTGCAACCGCTTATATGAAATGCTGTACGAACGCAGCGTGGATGGCACGCTGACCGACCGTTTTCGTGTGTTGCCCAGCGTAGTCGTGAAAGGCATCACCTCCCACAAAATGGGTTGGCGAGTAGATCTAGATGAGATCGCAACGCAGCGAAATAGCTGCATTCTAGTCGATCGTATAGTGCTTGCTACTGGTTTCCAGCCGCGTACGCCGCCCTTCTTGGAGGCCCTGCTCGAGGGAGCATGTATGGAAGATGGCCTGCCAGTACTTGGCCCGGACTATGCAGTCCGCTTCGGTCGGCCCGTGCCAGGACCAATATATCTACAAAATCAAAGCCGCGTGCAGCACGGATTGCAGAGCGCCAATCTATCTTTGGTCGCGTACCGTAACAGCCAAATTATCAATAGCCTCCTCGGCCGACCGTTTTATTTGAATACATCCGGTAGGCAGATGATTCAGGTTTACGCAACTTCGGACGCGTCTGAACGAGACGCCGGTGTGGTGGCGATGCGATCGACCCGACAGGTATCGGGTGGCACATGA
- a CDS encoding aminotransferase-like domain-containing protein has product MNSRISKRSAIAQGFAPFNSSSAKHGINFGYALADPVMFAELPWPVAFDGGTGVALADLPQYTDAAGLPELRTKLALRYGVRHDQVMLTGGASQALQLLADGWIDPGDVVLMEDPSYLGALRTFSIAGATVVQLGLAAEGVDLNEVEAILQTNARVKLFYTMPAFHNPTGRQMSRDYVAKLAALLARSGALLVQDLVYAELPYNGPAHWVAPGNNVINVHSISKVAGPGLRLGWVLAESDIINRLAHLKRDGGVSPVLSNIVLGLLQSSALDSHITRLREHYRAKRDSVHSLLQRSRICDLGYSVPSGGFSFWVRLTPGTDPERFIEAASRLHGVHLVNGRNYGPGSGRHMRLCFSYLPISLIEQGLERLSHLHANL; this is encoded by the coding sequence ATGAATTCCCGCATCTCAAAACGCAGCGCTATCGCTCAAGGTTTCGCGCCGTTCAACTCCTCAAGTGCGAAGCATGGTATCAATTTCGGCTACGCCCTGGCTGACCCGGTCATGTTTGCAGAACTGCCGTGGCCAGTCGCGTTTGACGGAGGTACAGGTGTGGCTCTCGCCGATCTGCCGCAGTATACGGATGCGGCGGGTTTGCCCGAACTCCGTACAAAGCTCGCACTGAGGTACGGTGTGCGGCATGACCAAGTTATGCTTACGGGTGGAGCTTCACAGGCCTTACAACTGCTTGCCGATGGCTGGATTGACCCCGGTGACGTGGTCCTGATGGAGGACCCCTCCTACTTGGGTGCACTGCGTACGTTTTCGATCGCGGGTGCAACCGTGGTCCAGCTAGGTCTAGCCGCAGAGGGAGTCGATCTAAACGAAGTCGAGGCAATACTGCAGACCAATGCCCGGGTGAAGCTTTTCTACACGATGCCAGCATTTCATAATCCAACCGGTCGCCAGATGTCGCGCGACTATGTGGCCAAATTGGCGGCACTGCTAGCCCGCAGTGGCGCTCTCTTGGTGCAGGACCTTGTCTATGCTGAGTTACCCTACAACGGTCCAGCGCATTGGGTGGCGCCAGGCAATAACGTGATCAATGTCCATAGCATCTCAAAAGTTGCCGGACCGGGGCTACGGTTAGGTTGGGTGCTTGCGGAGTCGGACATCATCAACAGGCTTGCGCACCTCAAACGCGACGGCGGCGTAAGTCCGGTCCTAAGTAACATCGTTTTGGGGTTGTTGCAATCGAGCGCTCTTGACTCGCACATAACACGCTTGCGCGAGCACTACCGAGCGAAGCGAGACAGCGTACATAGCTTATTGCAGCGTAGCCGGATTTGCGACCTGGGATATAGCGTGCCAAGCGGGGGCTTCTCGTTCTGGGTGCGGCTTACCCCGGGTACGGATCCGGAGAGGTTTATTGAAGCTGCAAGCCGCTTGCACGGCGTGCACCTTGTAAATGGTCGCAACTATGGCCCAGGAAGTGGCCGTCACATGCGCCTGTGTTTCAGCTATCTTCCAATATCTCTCATTGAGCAGGGGCTGGAGCGCTTAAGTCACTTGCATGCTAACCTCTAG
- a CDS encoding class I tRNA ligase family protein — MRTYFICPAPPCPNGKLHLGHIGGVYLPADIFVRFQRMAGHRAYYITGSDEHGTYTLETARKLGRSFSEVAEGYVHKILECLRAVQITPDVFVRTSSAIHKGNALAIFRELQAAGYVDVRQGVQLYCEHCDEFAADSLATGRCPACSSPCDSNLCENCGLALQHDTIRDARHVTCGCNLVLRPITQAVFDMPRLAHSLHEAIGESVWPEPIRAKARAWLLREVRGLPMTRHFRHGVEVKQPDSLIGQTLLTWFEGLWCFDTGIREQCARAGLDANAALHDQNTEILFFMGQDNRFYYTLGVAGALLARGYPIPKNHSVQDFYKLKGEKFSTSRDHALWGDEVAGDVGPNVLRYALARVAKPFGTDANDFSLDGLVSAASRIRVWEDALRRCAESARTVESTELSPNFRRFAEDYADAVTALRFWDALDIIDRCFELAGFAHADDWTWNAAQISLFLSLLYPVVPELAMGYGQHYFGGAWRPSLETSAVAAQPKTSVDFPCFSTPIPANFAAEYNKRFGKEQISQS; from the coding sequence GTGCGCACTTATTTTATCTGTCCCGCGCCGCCTTGCCCTAACGGCAAGCTACATCTGGGTCACATCGGCGGCGTGTATTTGCCCGCTGATATTTTCGTCCGCTTTCAACGCATGGCCGGCCATCGGGCCTACTACATCACGGGCTCAGACGAGCACGGCACATATACGCTCGAAACGGCACGAAAGCTCGGCCGATCCTTTAGCGAGGTCGCAGAAGGATACGTTCACAAGATCTTAGAGTGTTTGCGCGCGGTGCAAATTACGCCCGATGTGTTCGTGCGCACGTCCAGCGCGATTCACAAGGGAAATGCTCTAGCGATATTCCGCGAGCTGCAGGCGGCCGGCTACGTCGACGTACGGCAGGGCGTCCAACTGTATTGCGAACATTGCGATGAGTTCGCTGCGGACTCGCTCGCAACTGGCCGTTGCCCGGCTTGCTCATCGCCTTGCGACAGCAACCTGTGTGAGAACTGCGGGCTGGCTCTTCAGCACGACACAATCCGTGACGCCCGGCACGTCACCTGCGGCTGCAATCTTGTGCTAAGACCCATCACGCAGGCCGTGTTCGACATGCCACGTCTCGCTCACTCACTGCACGAAGCCATTGGAGAAAGCGTATGGCCCGAGCCGATACGGGCCAAGGCGCGCGCTTGGCTACTCCGGGAGGTGCGCGGCTTGCCGATGACCCGCCATTTCAGGCACGGCGTGGAAGTAAAACAGCCTGACTCTCTGATCGGCCAAACGCTGCTTACATGGTTTGAGGGCCTCTGGTGCTTCGACACCGGAATTCGCGAGCAATGCGCCCGCGCCGGTCTGGACGCAAACGCGGCGTTGCACGACCAGAACACCGAGATTCTTTTCTTCATGGGGCAGGATAATCGTTTCTATTACACGCTAGGTGTGGCCGGCGCTCTGCTCGCGCGCGGCTACCCAATTCCCAAAAATCACTCAGTCCAGGATTTCTACAAGCTGAAAGGCGAAAAGTTTTCCACCAGTCGTGATCATGCTCTTTGGGGCGATGAAGTGGCGGGTGACGTGGGACCAAACGTACTCCGTTATGCGCTGGCGCGAGTGGCCAAGCCCTTTGGAACCGACGCAAACGATTTTAGTCTCGACGGACTCGTCTCGGCAGCGTCACGCATTCGGGTCTGGGAAGATGCGTTACGGCGGTGTGCAGAAAGCGCACGTACAGTAGAGAGCACCGAACTCTCCCCGAATTTCCGCCGCTTCGCTGAAGATTACGCCGATGCGGTCACCGCACTGCGTTTCTGGGATGCGCTTGATATCATCGACAGGTGCTTCGAGCTAGCTGGCTTTGCACATGCAGACGATTGGACATGGAATGCTGCGCAGATCTCGCTGTTCCTGAGCCTCCTCTATCCCGTAGTACCTGAGCTAGCGATGGGCTACGGCCAGCATTACTTTGGCGGTGCGTGGCGGCCGTCCCTCGAGACTTCGGCCGTAGCAGCCCAGCCAAAGACGTCGGTCGACTTTCCCTGTTTCAGCACGCCGATACCTGCGAACTTTGCCGCGGAGTACAATAAGCGCTTTGGCAAAGAACAGATTTCGCAATCATGA
- a CDS encoding tyrosine-type recombinase/integrase, translated as MLSRYLAKYVDQQQSLGFKFRVQQILLRGYVSFAEECGDRHIRSARVLAWAARAPSPEQRRNRLLTVRRFALAMHAENPRHQVPAADALGHAVVKRRPPYIYSADEIARLLRAAAALRPAGSIRPTMYATLFGLLTATGMRIAEALALQIDDVTADGLVVRQTKFQKSRLLPLHATARLALDRYLVTRRSLDYFFLPPALVPAISR; from the coding sequence ATGCTGAGTCGATATCTTGCCAAATATGTGGACCAGCAGCAGTCGCTGGGGTTCAAGTTCCGTGTCCAGCAAATCCTGCTGAGGGGCTACGTCAGCTTCGCCGAGGAGTGCGGCGACCGGCACATCAGAAGTGCCCGGGTCCTGGCATGGGCCGCACGTGCGCCGTCACCGGAGCAGCGCCGCAACCGGTTGCTTACCGTGCGGCGGTTCGCGCTGGCGATGCACGCCGAGAATCCGCGCCATCAGGTTCCGGCGGCGGATGCACTCGGCCACGCTGTCGTCAAGAGGCGACCGCCGTATATCTATAGTGCGGACGAGATCGCACGATTGCTTCGTGCTGCGGCGGCACTCCGGCCAGCGGGCTCGATCAGACCGACCATGTATGCAACGCTCTTCGGCCTGCTCACCGCTACTGGCATGCGGATCGCAGAAGCATTGGCGCTGCAGATCGACGATGTAACTGCCGATGGGCTCGTCGTCCGACAGACCAAGTTCCAGAAGAGCCGGCTGTTGCCACTTCACGCAACAGCTCGGCTGGCGCTCGACAGATATCTGGTCACCCGGCGGTCGCTAGACTACTTCTTCCTGCCCCCCGCTTTGGTCCCAGCGATTTCTCGATAG